Proteins found in one Lycium ferocissimum isolate CSIRO_LF1 chromosome 6, AGI_CSIRO_Lferr_CH_V1, whole genome shotgun sequence genomic segment:
- the LOC132059178 gene encoding uncharacterized protein LOC132059178 produces the protein MSTLQSVGSSGRTSMTDQDNNDEDQEMTKLALASFRAREEEIERKKLEVKGRVESQLSRAEEETKRLVRVWEELEVLTDPMRKEVAMVRKKIDVVNREIKSLGQTCQKKEKEYREVLEAFNEKNNEKTQLTSTLVELVKESEKFRMGKLEELSKILNPKR, from the exons ATGAGTACTCTTCAAAGTGTTGGGAGCAGTGGAAGAACATCAATGACTGATCAGGACAATAATGATGAAGATCAAGAGATGACAAAATTGGCATTGGCTTCATTTCGAGcaagagaagaagaaattgagAGGAAAAAATTGGAGGTGAAAGGAAGAGTTGAGTCTCAACTTAGCCGTGCTGAGGAAGAAACCAAGCGTTTGGTTCGTGTCTGGGAG GAGCTTGAAGTGTTGACAGATCCAATGAGAAAGGAAGTTGCAATGGTACGCAAGAAAATTGATGTGGTAAACCGTGAAATTAAGTCACTTGGACAGACCTGTCAAAAGAAG GAGAAAGAATACAGAGAAGTATTAGAGGCTTTCAATGAAAAGAACAATGAAAAAACTCAGCTAACATCCACTCTTGTAGAG CTGGTTAAGGAAAGTGAGAAATTCAGAATGGGGAAACTGGAGGAGCTGAGCaaaattttaaatcccaaacgcTAG
- the LOC132059177 gene encoding protein GLUTELIN PRECURSOR ACCUMULATION 3 isoform X1 — translation MHYWVRASSLDFTGTIPQPRSGHTAVNIGKSKVVVFGGLVDKKFLNDITVYDIENKLWFQPDCTGSGSDGQVGPSPRAFHVAVAMDCHMFIFGGRSGSRRLGDFWVLDTDIWQWSELTSFGDLPSARDFAAASAIGNSKIVMFGGWDGKKWLSDVYILDTCTVFDMTLEWRELSILGTLPPPRCGHTATMVEKRLLVYGGRGGGGPIMADLWALKGLIEEENESPGWTQLKIPGQAPTARCGHTVTSGGLYLLLFGGHGTGGWLSRYDVYYNDCVVLDRVSVQWKRLPTTNEPPVARAYHSMTSVGSRYLLFGGFDGKSTYGDLWWLVPEDDPIAKRVTASPPEAIHENQDSSMTSMEKERQMQEDAVSELQKRIGVSVSISKSNEKKIVDELEDTELLELASKFIGEGALSNKEAVQALRDHWSKSSPKSIQLKELSALLCDYQRMITRLQKEKLESFLQSMNPGPLGKETYRFYHIRNVSQLRMDDISHLLAEYKQVLLDIGTS, via the exons atgcatTACTGGGTTAGAGCATCTTCTTTAGATTTCACTGGAACAATTCCACAACCTcgaag TGGACATACTGCTGTGAACATTGGGAAATCGAAAGTAGTGGTGTTTGGAGGATTAGTTGACAAGAAGTTCCTTAATGACATCACTGTCTATGATATTG AAAACAAATTGTGGTTTCAGCCAGACTGCACGGGCAGTGGTTCTGATGGCCAAGTTGGTCCTAGCCCACGAGCATTCCATGTTGCTGTTGCAATGGACTGTCATATGTTCATCTTTGGCGGGAGATCCGGCAGTAGAAG GTTAGGTGATTTTTGGGTTCTGGATACTG ATATATGGCAATGGTCAGAGCTGACAAGTTTTGGTGACTTACCTTCTGCAAGAGATTTTGCAGCTGCTTCAGCCATTGGAAACAGTAAAATTGTAAT GTTTGGTGGCTGGGATGGTAAAAAGTGGTTGTCAGATGTCTATATCTTGGACACATGTACTGTTTTTGATA TGACTCTCGAGTGGAGGGAGCTATCTATTTTGGGAACTTTACCTCCGCCTAGATGTGGCCATACTGCTACTATGGTTGAGAAAAGATTGCTTGTCTATGGTGGTAGAG GAGGAGGAGGGCCAATCATGGCTGACTTGTGGGCTTTGAAGGGCCTGATTGAAGAAG AGAATGAAAGCCCTGGATGGACCCAACTGAAGATTCCAGGTCAAGCTCCGACAGCGCGTTGTGGACATACAGTGACATCCGGAGGACTCTAT CTCCTGTTATTTGGAGGGCACGGAACTGGTGGTTGGTTGAGTCGGTATGATGTTTACTACAATGATTGTGTTGTTTTAGATAGGG TGTCTGTACAGTGGAAACGCCTACCAACTACTAATGAACCGCCAGTTGCACGAGCATACCACTCAATGACCTCAGTTGGATCACGATATTTGTTGTTTGGAGGGTTTGATGGAAAATCAACTTACGGCGATCTGTGGTGGTTAGTTCCAGAAG ATGATCCAATTGCTAAGCGCGTGACGGCTTCTCCTCCCGAGGCTATCCATGAAAACCAGGATTCTTCAATGACAAGTATGGAGAAG GAGAGGCAAATGCAAGAAGATGCTGTGTCAGAGTTGCAGAAAAGGATAGGAGTTTCAGTATCCATCTCCAAATCCAATGAGAAGAAAATTGTAGATGAGTTGGAAGATACAGAATTATTAGAATTGGCTTCTAAATTCATTGGAGAGGGAGCTCTCAGTAATAAGGAG GCTGTACAAGCACTTCGGGACCATTGGTCAAAGTCCTCACCGAAGTCAATTCAATTAAAAGAGCTTAGCGCATTACTTTGTGACTACCAGCGCATGATTACCCGCCTTCAAAA GGAAAAACTTGAATCATTCTTGCAATCCATGAATCCTGGACCTCTGGGGAAAGAGACTTACAGATTCTATCATATCAGGAATGTTAGTCAG TTGCGTATGGATGATATCTCACATCTGCTGGCTGAGTACAAACAAGTCCTCCTCGATATAGGAACAAGCTAA
- the LOC132059177 gene encoding protein GLUTELIN PRECURSOR ACCUMULATION 3 isoform X2, which yields MHYWVRASSLDFTGTIPQPRSGHTAVNIGKSKVVVFGGLVDKKFLNDITVYDIENKLWFQPDCTGSGSDGQVGPSPRAFHVAVAMDCHMFIFGGRSGSRRLGDFWVLDTDIWQWSELTSFGDLPSARDFAAASAIGNSKIVMFGGWDGKKWLSDVYILDTLTLEWRELSILGTLPPPRCGHTATMVEKRLLVYGGRGGGGPIMADLWALKGLIEEENESPGWTQLKIPGQAPTARCGHTVTSGGLYLLLFGGHGTGGWLSRYDVYYNDCVVLDRVSVQWKRLPTTNEPPVARAYHSMTSVGSRYLLFGGFDGKSTYGDLWWLVPEDDPIAKRVTASPPEAIHENQDSSMTSMEKERQMQEDAVSELQKRIGVSVSISKSNEKKIVDELEDTELLELASKFIGEGALSNKEAVQALRDHWSKSSPKSIQLKELSALLCDYQRMITRLQKEKLESFLQSMNPGPLGKETYRFYHIRNVSQLRMDDISHLLAEYKQVLLDIGTS from the exons atgcatTACTGGGTTAGAGCATCTTCTTTAGATTTCACTGGAACAATTCCACAACCTcgaag TGGACATACTGCTGTGAACATTGGGAAATCGAAAGTAGTGGTGTTTGGAGGATTAGTTGACAAGAAGTTCCTTAATGACATCACTGTCTATGATATTG AAAACAAATTGTGGTTTCAGCCAGACTGCACGGGCAGTGGTTCTGATGGCCAAGTTGGTCCTAGCCCACGAGCATTCCATGTTGCTGTTGCAATGGACTGTCATATGTTCATCTTTGGCGGGAGATCCGGCAGTAGAAG GTTAGGTGATTTTTGGGTTCTGGATACTG ATATATGGCAATGGTCAGAGCTGACAAGTTTTGGTGACTTACCTTCTGCAAGAGATTTTGCAGCTGCTTCAGCCATTGGAAACAGTAAAATTGTAAT GTTTGGTGGCTGGGATGGTAAAAAGTGGTTGTCAGATGTCTATATCTTGGACACAT TGACTCTCGAGTGGAGGGAGCTATCTATTTTGGGAACTTTACCTCCGCCTAGATGTGGCCATACTGCTACTATGGTTGAGAAAAGATTGCTTGTCTATGGTGGTAGAG GAGGAGGAGGGCCAATCATGGCTGACTTGTGGGCTTTGAAGGGCCTGATTGAAGAAG AGAATGAAAGCCCTGGATGGACCCAACTGAAGATTCCAGGTCAAGCTCCGACAGCGCGTTGTGGACATACAGTGACATCCGGAGGACTCTAT CTCCTGTTATTTGGAGGGCACGGAACTGGTGGTTGGTTGAGTCGGTATGATGTTTACTACAATGATTGTGTTGTTTTAGATAGGG TGTCTGTACAGTGGAAACGCCTACCAACTACTAATGAACCGCCAGTTGCACGAGCATACCACTCAATGACCTCAGTTGGATCACGATATTTGTTGTTTGGAGGGTTTGATGGAAAATCAACTTACGGCGATCTGTGGTGGTTAGTTCCAGAAG ATGATCCAATTGCTAAGCGCGTGACGGCTTCTCCTCCCGAGGCTATCCATGAAAACCAGGATTCTTCAATGACAAGTATGGAGAAG GAGAGGCAAATGCAAGAAGATGCTGTGTCAGAGTTGCAGAAAAGGATAGGAGTTTCAGTATCCATCTCCAAATCCAATGAGAAGAAAATTGTAGATGAGTTGGAAGATACAGAATTATTAGAATTGGCTTCTAAATTCATTGGAGAGGGAGCTCTCAGTAATAAGGAG GCTGTACAAGCACTTCGGGACCATTGGTCAAAGTCCTCACCGAAGTCAATTCAATTAAAAGAGCTTAGCGCATTACTTTGTGACTACCAGCGCATGATTACCCGCCTTCAAAA GGAAAAACTTGAATCATTCTTGCAATCCATGAATCCTGGACCTCTGGGGAAAGAGACTTACAGATTCTATCATATCAGGAATGTTAGTCAG TTGCGTATGGATGATATCTCACATCTGCTGGCTGAGTACAAACAAGTCCTCCTCGATATAGGAACAAGCTAA